From a region of the Solanum stenotomum isolate F172 chromosome 2, ASM1918654v1, whole genome shotgun sequence genome:
- the LOC125855829 gene encoding uncharacterized protein LOC125855829, with protein sequence MAKVYTQNDFDRLMKKFEQVDVMVKKYLELAGYKKWTRLYAPIPRGWMMTSNIAECINSTLVAVRELPIFDFLEQVYLMFARWNCTIRKNLSYIFTLLGKKFQKMLVLDESKFGRMTVVSSTDYVYSVSDEGKTYICVYPLPDNSEWNIPKHIANEVVLPPKYKRPPGRPKKQREKSFSKWSKRKGTNCSACGQRDHNRRSCRTAT encoded by the exons ATGGCAAAAGTGTATACTCAAAATGATTTTGATAGGCTAATGAAAAAGTTTGAGCAGGTTGATGTAATGGTGAAGAAATACTTGGAGTTGGCTGGATATAAGAAGTGGACAAGGTTGTATGCACCAATTCCTCGGGGTTGGATGATGACGTCAAATATTGCAGAGTGCATCAATTCGACATTGGTAGCAGTAAGAGAATTACCGATATTTGACTTTCTTGAACAAGTGTACTTGATGTTTGCTAGATGGAATTGCACAATTCGAAAAAATCTATCATACATATTCACACTACTTGGGAAGAAGTTTCAGAAGATGCTTGTACTTGATGAATCAAAATTTGGACGTATGACG GTTGTCTCGTCAACTGATTACGTTTATTCAGTAAGTGATGAAGGGAAGACTTATATT TGTGTATATCCTCTCCCTGACAACAGTGAATGGAATATACCTAAACATATTGCTAATGAAGTTGTGTTGCCACCAAAATACAAGCGACCTCCAGGAAGGCCAAAGAAGCAACGGGAGAAGTCATTTAGCAAGTGGAGTAAAAGGAAGGGTACAAATTGTAGTGCGTGTGGACAACGTGATCACAATAGGCGTTCATGTCGAACTGCAACATGA